CTGGTGGTGTTTGAAGGGTCGCTGACGTAGATGAGACGGCGCGTGCCACGGGGTTGCAAGTGGCCCAGGTCTGGGGATGATGTTTGTGAAGTTGGCATTTGGTCCGTCCTTGTTCGCGTTTATGGTGGGGCAGTCTGCTGCGGTTGCGCGCCATCGGGCAGGGGCGGTACGTCGATGCCTGCCTTCGGCAGGGTGCCGGTCATTTCCTGCTGCGGATGTGCAACAAAGCCAGCGGCACAGCAGTAGATCATTTTCAGGGGTACGTCGCCCGTGTTGGTGAGTTGATGGTATTCTCCCGGGGGAATGTACACGGCCTGACCAGCTTTCAGGAGTTGTTTTTCGGTGCCGAGACACATTTCGCCTTCGCCTTCTATGACGAAGTAGATTTCTTCCTGTTCCTGATTGTGCCAGGGTACCTGCCCCCCGTTGGGTTCAAAGGTGACAAATCCTACGGAGAATTCCTCTGTGGGGATGGGGGTGCCAGTACCTGCAACAGGCTGTGTTCTTCTGCGTGCGGGAAATTGTCGGCCTTCAATCTCGCACAGGTCTGAGATGATCATGTTGGGGTCCTTTAATCGGCTGCGACTGTTTCGCGGGTTTTCATTTTTTCGCGTTCTTCGATGAGCAGGTTCATCCAGTGTTTCATGTATTGCCCATGGTCGTTCCACACGCGGCCGCTGACCAGATTGCCGTCGATGACGCACGGTTCATCGACGAAGATGCCGCCGCAGACTTCGAGGTCAAATTGACATTTCCAAACGCAGGCCATGCGCCGTCCTTTGACTACGCCTGCGCGACATGGGATTTCGACGCCGTGACAGACGCTGGCAACGGGTTTGTTGTGTTCAAAGAAATAGCGCGTGATGCGAATGAGGTCGGGGTCGTCGCGTATGTATTCAGGGGCGCGGCCGCCAGAGAAGAAGATGCCGACGTATTCGGAGGGGTCAACGTCTCGAAAGGCGATGTCGGCGTTGATCGAATACCCTTTCCATTCTTCGGTGATGTCCCAGCCGGGGGAGATTTCGTGGAGTACCATTTGATAGCGCCGCTTGTCTGGACCGGCGACAACGGGGGTGAATCCGTCTTCCTGTATTCTTAGAAATGGGTATAGCGTATCGACGGTTTCTGTGGCGTCTCCAACGATGATGAGAACTTTGTCCATGACGGTCTCCTTTGGAAGGTGATTGGGTTTAGATATTGTTCTGAATGATTCAAGGGTTGATGTAAAAACAGCAGACTTATAAACGTAGCTGTGGAGGGATGCGATCTTCAGAGCAGAAGAGATTGGGTATCATGAAATGCTATGAGAGGAATAAAATAAAATGGTAAAACAAAGATTCAGCGAGTATATCAGGCTTTATGGCTTCAACAAGCATATATAACCCGCTTGCTCGAAGTGGTGATCTGTCGTAAATGCCTCTGTCAGGTGACGCTCTTGCATCAGGACGAAACTCGAGCAATCTACAAGAGTCCACTCCTTATCATCTCGCTGTTTGAAAAATTCCCACGATTGCCTATCGAGAGCAGCATCTATATGGATAATTTCTACATTTGGAGAGGATTTCAAACTCTCCATGAATGCAGCAATTCTTGGTCGGGGGACTCGTAGTGGACTGATCAGCAAAGCGACCAATTCGTTCAGAATATAGTTGGTGGTAATGAATCTGCGCTTTTCCTGCCTCGCTCTGCGATAAATAGATGCAGCTTGAGAATGATACGGCTGACTAGCGTCAACCAGGTGGCCCCAACCTGCTGTATCAGCAAAAATATCAGATGTCTGAAGATTTATTGTCTGTTGTGTCATTCATTGAATCTCTTACTGATTTTCCAATGTATTGGTCGTGATGATCTGCCCAATTGGGAATAGAGCCTTTTAATGTTCCTATAAACTCCTCCAATGGGTCATTCTCAAGACGCTCAGTTGCCTCAGCCAAGAGATTAGCAGCTAAAACTTCTGGGAGTTGCCCAATATGTGCCGCAGATTTTCTCAACGAATTATACACTTTCTCTGGTACTTCGAATGTAAGGGTGTGTCCCATAGTTTACCTCCGACAATTGTTTTAGAACGGGAGAAATAATACGGGAATTCCCATTGTGTAAATCTACTATGATGCAATCAGGAGTCAAGAAATTATCATATTGATACAGTTTACCCCTCCATCGCCCTTCGTATTTGGTTAGCGAGTGCTTCCATTTCACTTTCAGAAATATCCAAAATTCCTTCGCGCGGACTGATGGCCTTAGTCTGTTGTTTTTCATAAGGAACGCCAGGGGGCAATGGAGCTATATGCCAATGGACATGCGCGTTTCCCTGTTTACTCCCAAGAGATAGGATATACATCCGTTCCGTGCTGACGACTTTTTTGATAGCTTCTGAAATGTCGTATATGAGGGACTGGATTCTCAAATATTCGTCTTTTGTAAAGTCGCTCGTTACATGCTCTCTATGTCTGATGGGAGACACCAGGACGTATCCGTAGAGCCGCGTGTATTTGTTCATGAATGCAACTGCAAAGTCGTCCTGATAGACTATGTGATGGGGGTTTTTACCCGCCAGCATTTCGCATATAAAGCAGGGTCCGTTTCTGGTGCGTTCTGTGTATGCGTCAATGTCGTGATGTTTTAATTTTTGCACATTTTTCATTGGTTACCTTTCCGATAGATTGCATTGCCCATATTAAAAAAATAAGCGACCAGGGACATAAAGCCCAGGGTCGCTTAATATATAAGATAAACGCTGTGTTGAAGGAAGAGAAGTTTAGTCTTTTAAGCCGTACTGGCGAATAAAATCACTCGTCATTTCGCGCGCTTGATCGTCGCTGAATTGTCTGGGTGGCGATTTCATCAGGTAAGACGATGGTCCCATCAAGGGGCCTTTGAGGCCGTGGTTGAGGGCGAGTTTGCAGAGCCTGACTGCGTCGATGACCACGCCCGCTGAATTCGGTGAGTCCCAGACTTCGAGTTTGAGTTCCAGGTTGAGGGGCACGCCGCCAAAGGTTTCGCCTTCCATGCGGATATGACACCATTTGCGGTCTTCCAACCAGGGGATGTGATCGCTGGGACCAACGTGGATATTGTCTTCGCCCAGGTCGTAGTCGAGTTGAGAGGTGACGGCTTGCGTTTTGGAGATTTTTTTTGATTCCAGGCGTTCGCGTTCGAGCATGTTGTAAAAGTCGGTGTTGCCGCCAAAATTGAGTTGGTACGTTTTGGTGAGTTTGACGCCGCGTTCGCGGAACAGGCGAGTGAGTACGCGGTGGGTGATGGTGGCGCCGACCTGCGATTTGATGTCGTCTCCGATGAGGGGTAGGCCGCGTTTTTCAAAGCGCTCGGGCCAGTGTCCGGCGCTTGCGATAAAGACGGGCATGCAGTTGATAAAGGCACATCCGGCCTGGAGGACCTGTTCTACATACCACTTGGTGGCCTGTTCGCTGCCTACGGGCAAATAATTGACGACGACATCTGTGCGCGTGGCTTTGAGGATTTCGGCGATGTCAACGGTGTCGCCTTCGGCTTTTGTGATGACCTGATCGAGGTATTTGCCCAGGCCATCGTGGGTCATGCCGCGGTAAACGGGAACGTCGAGGTGGGGGACTTCGGCAAATTTGATGGTGTTGTTGGGATGTGCAAAGATGGCTTCGCTCAAGTCTTTTCCCACTTTTTCCGCATTGACGTCAAAGGCGGCAGAAAATTCAATGTCGCGGATGTGATAACCACCCAGGTTGGGGTGCATCAATCCGGGGATGAAATCATCTTCAGAAGCGTTTTTGTAGTATTCGACGCCCTGTACGAGGGAGGATGCACAGTTGCCTGCACCGATGATGGCGACTCGGACTTTGGAGGACATGAGTCTTCTCCTTGCATGAAAAGAGTTAATAAAATATTATCGAACAAATGTCTGTGATTTTTTCTTATTAGACAAATCAATAATTGCTATATTAATTATAGATAAAATCTATAGATTGCCTTCTACAATTGGAGTGAGATATGAATCTTTATCATTTGCGCTATTTTTTGTCTGTTGCACAGACCGGGAGTTTTAGCCAGGCAGCGCGGGAGATGCATGTGACTCAGCCAACGGTGAGCAGTGGTATTGCTGAATTGGAAAAAACAATGGGGGTACGGCTTTTTAACCGGGGTGGCAAGCGCGTGGTGCTGACAATGGAAGGGCGCACGCTGGTGAATTATGCGATGCAGATTCAGGATCTGGTCGAAGAGGTAGAAGACCACTTGCAGCGGCGCGATGTGTTGCCGGGGGAGGGGTTTCAGTTTGGCGCAATTGATGCGGCTGTGACGTATTTATTGCCGGATATTTTGAAGGATTACAGGCGTGTTTATCCCGATGTTTCTCTGTCTGCACAGGTGGCGCCATCGCGCTATCTGGTGGATGATCTGTTGATGAATCGCTCTGAGTTTGCGGTTATTTCACTGCCTTATGATCATCCGCGCGTGGAGACGGTGTCGATTTATCGGGATTCTATGCCGCTTGTGGTGGGGGCATCTCATCCTTTTGCCGCGCGGAAAAACGCGATCTTGCAAGAGGTGGTGCAAGAGCCTTTGATTTTGTTTCACACGGATTCCATATCGCGCAAAATTGTGGATGAGCGATTTGCAGAAGCAGGCGTGTCTCCCGGCGTGGTGATGGAGATGCGAAGTCCGGAGGCGATGCGAAAGCTGGTGGAGGTCGGCGTTGGGATTTCGTTTTTGCCTTTGCTAACTGTGCAGGAGTCCCTAAGTGCCGGGGCGTTAAAGGTGGTGGATGTGGAGGGGGTGGCATTTAGCCGCGAGGTCGGTGTGGCGTGGCGGCGAGGACGCTATTTTAGTGCGGCGATTCGATATCTGATTGAGGCGATTTTTGAAGCGTACCAGGGGCTGGAGGTCTGGCACAAGAAGGTGGGAGTTGGAAAATGAGTATGCTAAAACTTAAACGTTTTGCGTTCGGTTTGTTCAAGGGTTTGTTCGATGAGGGGGGCGAGGTCAAGTGTGGATTCGATTTCGCGGACTTTTTCCAAATTGGCGCGCGTTTCGGGGTGTTTGGGCACAAAGACAGAGCAGCAATCTTCGTAGGGTTCAATGGAGATTTGATATGTGCCAATGCGCCGTGCCTCGTTGATGATTTCTTCTTTGTTGTCACCGGATAGGGGACGCAAGATGGGTAGCGGGGTCACTTCTTCGATGACGCGCATGTTCGACAGGGTTTGCGAGGCGACCTGTCCGACGTTTTCGCCTGTGACGAGTGCCAGGGCATCGACTTTTTGGGCAATGGCTTCTGCAATGCGCAGCATGGCGCGGCGGTAGAGAATGACGCGATAGCTCGCAGGTGCTCGCGTCATGATGTGGCGTTGAATTTCGACAAATGGCACCAGGTAAAGGTCCGACACGTATTGATGCCGGGTGAGGAGTTGCACGAGGTCTTCGGTGTTGCGCTGGGAGTTGCGATTGGTATAGGGCTGGCTGTGAAAATGCACATAAGTCAGTTTGACGCCGCGTTTCATAATTTTGTAAGAAGCCACGGGTGAGTCAATGCCCGAGGAGATGAGGCTTACAGCGCGTTCATTGGAACCGACGGGCAAACCCCCTGGTGCCGAAATTTTTTCGGCATAGATGAATATGCGTTGTGGGGCAATTTCAATAAAGCAGGTGAGGTCTGGGTTGTCCATCAGGACGCGGGCTCCGGACAGGGTTTGAATATGCTTGCCCACGTCCCGGTTGATCTGGTCCGAATTGAAGGGAAAGGTTTTGTCGCCGCGTCTGGTGACAATTTTGAAGGATTGGAAGTCGGTTTTTTGTGCAAGTGCCCAGGCTGTTTCTCGAATGGCTTCGATATTGCGTTTGGCGACTACTGCTTCGGAAAAGTTGGCGATGCCAAAGACTGTTGCGAGTCGTTCGCGGATAATATCTATTGGCGATTCTGAGGTGAGTGCGAGCATCATGCGGCCCGATAGACGTTCGAGTTTTCCACAGGGTACGTCTTTGAGTGCACGGGTGATGTTGGTCATCAGGTGCCGTTCAAATTTGCCCCGATTTTTGCCTTTGAGGCCAATTTCGTGATAGTGTATGAGTATGAAGCGGTCGTTGGTCGTCATGAGATGGGTCAGGAGTTAAGGGATAAATCGCGCTGGAGAATAACGAGGGTTATATCGTCGGTGCGCCGCGCTTTGCCAATAAAGGATTTGATATTGGCGACGAGGTCGGCAATCAGGTCTGTGGGCGTCCGATCTATGGATGCGCGTTCGAGGCAACGGACAAATCGGTCGTCGTCAAAGAAGTTGCGTTTGGCATTTTGGGCTTCGACAACACCGTCGGAGTAGAGCACGAGGCGATCACCGGGCGCGAGTGTTAAATGCTCAACGCGATAAGGCGTTTGGGGCCGCACGAGTGCCGGGATTCCAAGAGGATAGCCCGTGATGTCGATAAATTGAGATCGATTGGATAGGTGGATCGGAGGACAGTGTCCTGCACTTGCAAGGGTGACTTCGCCTGTGGGTACGTCGAGCACAGCGATGCAGCATGTGATAAATGTCGTGTGGTCAATTTGACCTTCCAGTGAGTCATTAAGACCGTCGAGAATATCGGCTGGCGCAACGCGATTCTGGCATTCATAGCGGAGCATTTCATTGAAACGCACGGCGGTCACAGCTGCTTCCATGGCTTTGCCAGAGACATCGGCAACGACGATGCCGAGTTTTGTTTTTTCTTTATCCAACCAGCGGTACGTATAGTAATCCCCGCCGACGCTGTTGGCGGGAATACAGGTTCCGTCGAGTGCAAAACCAAGCAGGTTGGGACTGGATTGCGGCAATAGACCCATTTGCATGTCGTGCGCTGTTTGCAATTCATCGCGCATTTCGGAAAATTGTTGTTTGTAGCTCTCCCACTGTCGCGCTTCTTCACAGAGGGTCTGGTTGTAGGCCGATGCAAAAATTCCGAGGGCGAGGGGTTGAAAGAGGGCGAAGACACAGAGTTGGGCGAAGGCATTGTCGATGACCTCCCGGGTGAGTGCGACTGAGCCTGCGAGAATTCCGAGCGCGGTGAGTATAAGCGCGCAGTGGCGAAAAAAACCATAGCGTTCAACGGCTTTGCGACTTTCGACATAGGCTTCATCGATGTGTACACCCCGGTCTGCTGCCAAAAGATAGATATAGAAGCATTTGACAACAAAAATGAGGCCGGGTAAAAATAAGAGGCAAGCTGCCGGAATGACGGCATAATAAATAATATTTTTATCTTCTAAAAATCTTCCAATGTTTTCTGGTGCAGCGGGGATATCCCAGGTCGTTTCCCGGGCGACGACCTGTTTGAATGCATTGAGCAGGAATGCAAAGAAATCACTGTTCACAAAAACCAGCACTAAAATGAGGGCGAAGCCGAGAATAAAAAACAAAAAAATAAAAATATTCATCGAAAAAAAACGGACGAAACGAATGATCTGCCCAAATAGATCTCGCATATGGGGTTTTGCTCCTTGCTGCGCGCGCAAGATCATGATGGCAAAGCCAGCATATAAGCTGCCCAGGAGCAAAGTGCCCGATATCGCACTCAGGAGTATTGCCAAGAATGAAGCGAGGAACAAAAGGGGCAGGTGGCTCGCCCAGGTGGATATGCTGTCGTTGAGACAGCGAAAGAATTGGAGATTTGCCCGAACGGGGATGTCGAGAGCCATAGCAATCAGGGTTTTTCTTTGTTGAGTTTATATTTGCGGTACAGGTGGCGAAATTGGTCGTAGCTGAGTTTGAGTTGTTTG
This DNA window, taken from Gemmatimonadota bacterium, encodes the following:
- a CDS encoding cupin domain-containing protein, encoding MIISDLCEIEGRQFPARRRTQPVAGTGTPIPTEEFSVGFVTFEPNGGQVPWHNQEQEEIYFVIEGEGEMCLGTEKQLLKAGQAVYIPPGEYHQLTNTGDVPLKMIYCCAAGFVAHPQQEMTGTLPKAGIDVPPLPDGAQPQQTAPP
- a CDS encoding DJ-1/PfpI family protein; the encoded protein is MDKVLIIVGDATETVDTLYPFLRIQEDGFTPVVAGPDKRRYQMVLHEISPGWDITEEWKGYSINADIAFRDVDPSEYVGIFFSGGRAPEYIRDDPDLIRITRYFFEHNKPVASVCHGVEIPCRAGVVKGRRMACVWKCQFDLEVCGGIFVDEPCVIDGNLVSGRVWNDHGQYMKHWMNLLIEEREKMKTRETVAAD
- a CDS encoding PIN domain-containing protein, with the protein product MTQQTINLQTSDIFADTAGWGHLVDASQPYHSQAASIYRRARQEKRRFITTNYILNELVALLISPLRVPRPRIAAFMESLKSSPNVEIIHIDAALDRQSWEFFKQRDDKEWTLVDCSSFVLMQERHLTEAFTTDHHFEQAGYICLLKP
- a CDS encoding HIT family protein: MKNVQKLKHHDIDAYTERTRNGPCFICEMLAGKNPHHIVYQDDFAVAFMNKYTRLYGYVLVSPIRHREHVTSDFTKDEYLRIQSLIYDISEAIKKVVSTERMYILSLGSKQGNAHVHWHIAPLPPGVPYEKQQTKAISPREGILDISESEMEALANQIRRAMEG
- a CDS encoding inositol-3-phosphate synthase, coding for MSSKVRVAIIGAGNCASSLVQGVEYYKNASEDDFIPGLMHPNLGGYHIRDIEFSAAFDVNAEKVGKDLSEAIFAHPNNTIKFAEVPHLDVPVYRGMTHDGLGKYLDQVITKAEGDTVDIAEILKATRTDVVVNYLPVGSEQATKWYVEQVLQAGCAFINCMPVFIASAGHWPERFEKRGLPLIGDDIKSQVGATITHRVLTRLFRERGVKLTKTYQLNFGGNTDFYNMLERERLESKKISKTQAVTSQLDYDLGEDNIHVGPSDHIPWLEDRKWCHIRMEGETFGGVPLNLELKLEVWDSPNSAGVVIDAVRLCKLALNHGLKGPLMGPSSYLMKSPPRQFSDDQAREMTSDFIRQYGLKD
- a CDS encoding LysR family transcriptional regulator → MNLYHLRYFLSVAQTGSFSQAAREMHVTQPTVSSGIAELEKTMGVRLFNRGGKRVVLTMEGRTLVNYAMQIQDLVEEVEDHLQRRDVLPGEGFQFGAIDAAVTYLLPDILKDYRRVYPDVSLSAQVAPSRYLVDDLLMNRSEFAVISLPYDHPRVETVSIYRDSMPLVVGASHPFAARKNAILQEVVQEPLILFHTDSISRKIVDERFAEAGVSPGVVMEMRSPEAMRKLVEVGVGISFLPLLTVQESLSAGALKVVDVEGVAFSREVGVAWRRGRYFSAAIRYLIEAIFEAYQGLEVWHKKVGVGK
- the thiI gene encoding tRNA 4-thiouridine(8) synthase ThiI; the protein is MTTNDRFILIHYHEIGLKGKNRGKFERHLMTNITRALKDVPCGKLERLSGRMMLALTSESPIDIIRERLATVFGIANFSEAVVAKRNIEAIRETAWALAQKTDFQSFKIVTRRGDKTFPFNSDQINRDVGKHIQTLSGARVLMDNPDLTCFIEIAPQRIFIYAEKISAPGGLPVGSNERAVSLISSGIDSPVASYKIMKRGVKLTYVHFHSQPYTNRNSQRNTEDLVQLLTRHQYVSDLYLVPFVEIQRHIMTRAPASYRVILYRRAMLRIAEAIAQKVDALALVTGENVGQVASQTLSNMRVIEEVTPLPILRPLSGDNKEEIINEARRIGTYQISIEPYEDCCSVFVPKHPETRANLEKVREIESTLDLAPLIEQTLEQTERKTFKF
- a CDS encoding PP2C family protein-serine/threonine phosphatase, which translates into the protein MALDIPVRANLQFFRCLNDSISTWASHLPLLFLASFLAILLSAISGTLLLGSLYAGFAIMILRAQQGAKPHMRDLFGQIIRFVRFFSMNIFIFLFFILGFALILVLVFVNSDFFAFLLNAFKQVVARETTWDIPAAPENIGRFLEDKNIIYYAVIPAACLLFLPGLIFVVKCFYIYLLAADRGVHIDEAYVESRKAVERYGFFRHCALILTALGILAGSVALTREVIDNAFAQLCVFALFQPLALGIFASAYNQTLCEEARQWESYKQQFSEMRDELQTAHDMQMGLLPQSSPNLLGFALDGTCIPANSVGGDYYTYRWLDKEKTKLGIVVADVSGKAMEAAVTAVRFNEMLRYECQNRVAPADILDGLNDSLEGQIDHTTFITCCIAVLDVPTGEVTLASAGHCPPIHLSNRSQFIDITGYPLGIPALVRPQTPYRVEHLTLAPGDRLVLYSDGVVEAQNAKRNFFDDDRFVRCLERASIDRTPTDLIADLVANIKSFIGKARRTDDITLVILQRDLSLNS